The proteins below come from a single Vibrio diazotrophicus genomic window:
- a CDS encoding ornithine cyclodeaminase family protein, with protein sequence MIYLNEQQTSQLISHQLAYDAVKEAFIAAVSDEATLFPVVNAAGSQEGSMFSLKSACTSNLVGWKTGTYWPNNRALDMPCHGTTVFLLKPDTGELQAVIAASKVNAYRTAAADAVAVDYLARKDSKVLTVFGTGHQAEFEVLAICDIRKIEKVLVVGRSNTEVFVEKLKQQGINAESASAQTACEQADIIVTATTAQSPLFNAQWVKGGTHISAMGADKVGKQELPPELYNTARLFCDYRIQSVAIGEFQHTVNSLVTEIGQVITGNAQGRKTDKEITVFDSSGIAIQDLFVAAKLLDLVDRKAAE encoded by the coding sequence ATGATTTATCTGAATGAGCAACAAACATCACAGCTTATTTCTCATCAACTTGCTTATGATGCGGTAAAAGAAGCATTTATAGCAGCAGTGAGTGATGAAGCAACACTGTTTCCTGTCGTTAATGCTGCTGGTTCGCAAGAAGGCTCCATGTTTTCTTTAAAGTCAGCTTGTACATCCAACTTAGTCGGTTGGAAAACAGGGACATATTGGCCCAATAATCGGGCATTAGATATGCCATGCCATGGAACGACTGTTTTTTTGCTAAAGCCAGACACAGGTGAATTGCAGGCAGTAATTGCAGCAAGTAAGGTAAATGCTTATCGAACTGCGGCTGCTGATGCTGTCGCTGTCGACTACCTAGCCCGAAAAGATTCAAAGGTTCTGACTGTATTTGGCACTGGACACCAAGCTGAATTCGAGGTTTTAGCAATTTGTGACATTCGTAAGATTGAAAAAGTTTTGGTCGTAGGCCGAAGCAACACAGAGGTATTTGTTGAAAAATTAAAGCAACAGGGTATTAATGCGGAAAGTGCCAGTGCACAAACTGCTTGTGAGCAAGCTGATATTATTGTAACTGCGACAACAGCCCAATCGCCTTTATTTAATGCCCAATGGGTGAAGGGTGGAACCCATATTTCTGCTATGGGGGCGGATAAAGTTGGTAAGCAAGAGCTACCACCAGAACTTTATAATACGGCAAGGCTATTTTGCGACTATAGAATACAATCGGTTGCTATAGGGGAGTTTCAACATACGGTAAATTCACTCGTTACTGAGATTGGTCAGGTCATAACGGGAAATGCTCAAGGGAGAAAAACGGATAAAGAAATCACCGTTTTTGATAGCTCTGGCATTGCCATTCAGGATCTATTTGTCGCAGCAAAACTATTAGATTTGGTCGATAGAAAGGCTGCTGAATAA